The region GTAAATATCCAAATGGTACTGCTCCTAAAAAATAAGATAAAATAAGATAGAGAATTTTAACGTGCATTTAATTATTCTAAGCTTTTATAATTTCAAAATGAAAGCATTTGCACAACTTATCTCTATTATAGTGCCAATTTCTTTCCCACTCTCGGTAACTCTCTCATCCATTTTATTTATAATTCTTATAATATTTCCGATTTTAAAATTTAAGGATTTTGCAATTTTTTCGAAAAAATTCAAACTTTTTTATTTACTTTTCTTCCTATTTTTATTATCCTACACGTTATCAGCGATTTTATCATGCGATACTGTTGATGCAATTAAAAGAGCAAGGGAATATTTTTTCTATCTTGGAATAATCTCTGTAGCCTTTATTTTTAGAGAAAAAATTGACTTAGAAAAAATTTTGAAGATATTCCTATTTTTCTCGGCAATCTCTGTTTTATATTCAATTTTAAGCATACTAAGGGGAACTGCAAATGAGGGAAGGGCTCATGGTTTTTTTCTTCATCCGTTAACATATGCTGGATTCCTTATAATTCCAACTCTCTTTTCGGTTGGACTCTTTTTCATTAAAAAAAAGAGCACTCAAAAAATTATCCTCCTATTAATCTCCTTAATACTTTTTTTAGGCTTAATTTTAACTGATTCAAGAGGAGCAATAGTCGTAACCTTTTTGTCCTTGTTAATTCTAATCTATAAATTCAGTAAGAAACTGATTTTACCCTTAATAGTAGTGGCCTTATTTTTTTCAGCGCTATTTATCATAAAAAATCCTTTAAATTTGAGAGAGAAAGCCTTAAGAGAACAAAGTTTAAAAAAGAGATTAGAGTTAATTAGAGCTTTCCCTGAATTTTTTCTTAAAAGAGCACTTTTTGGATACGGTAGAGTCCATACACAAAAAATAGTCTCTCACCTTGAAAAAGAAAACTTTAATAGAGAAAAACTTGATCTTTTGAGATATATGAATCATTTTCATGTAAGTTATTTACAGGTTCTTTTTTATTTTGGTATTTCCGGTTTTCTTTTACTTTACTCTTTGTTTTTTTATCTTCTCTATATTCTTTACAAAAAATCAAGAGAAAGTATCTTTTCTTTTTTAAATTTAGTAAATCTTTTTGCCTTTTTGACTTATGGATTATTTGAAATAAATATCTTTGCCGATGAGATTCTTTTACCACTTTTCTTCTTTATAGGAATTTCACTAGTTGAAAATGAGAATAATTCTATTTTCAGGGTTTAAACCCTTTGCAACTGTTTCTTACTTTTATAAATATCTTAAAAGAGAAGAACCAGATACAGTGTTTGTTTCCTATGATGAAGGAACAGATTTTTATCTAAATTCACACAAATTAAACTTAAAGAAAATCTTCAAAGAGATATTTGAACCTGATCTTTTTATATATGTAGAAACAGATCCTGGTAAAGGTTTTTTTATTGAAGACCTTTTAGAGGTAAAAGTTAAGAAGGCCACATGGCTTATTGATAGTCACTTAAATTTTAGATGGCATAAAAATTTTGCCAAATTATTTGACTACGTGTTTGTTGCCCAAAAATCACTTATTCCTTGGTTTAGAAAATACAGTATAAATCCAAAGTGGCTTCCACTTGCCTGTGACCCTGAAATTCACAAGGAATGGTTCAAAACAAAAGAGTATGATATTGTTTTTATTGGACATCTAAATAGAGAAAGAGAAAAATTTTTTAAAGAAATGGAAAGTAACTTAAGAGGAATTAAAATACTTGTAAAAGAAAAAATATACCTTGAAGAGAATGCAAAAATTCAAAGTAAAGGAAAAATAGGTTTTAATCTACCTGTAAGAAAAGATATTAACATGAGAACTTTTGAAGTTCCAGCCTGTGGCTCACTTTTATTTTCTCCCTTTGTAAAACATTTAAACGAGATTTTTAGTGAAGAAGAAATTGTAATCTATAGAAATAAAAATGAAATTTATAAAAAAATTGAGTATTTTCTCGAAAGAGACGAAGAAAGGGAAGAGATGAAAGAAAGAGCTAAAAATTTAGTAATAAATAAGCATAATTACCT is a window of Candidatus Hydrothermales bacterium DNA encoding:
- a CDS encoding O-antigen ligase family protein, with the protein product MKAFAQLISIIVPISFPLSVTLSSILFIILIIFPILKFKDFAIFSKKFKLFYLLFFLFLLSYTLSAILSCDTVDAIKRAREYFFYLGIISVAFIFREKIDLEKILKIFLFFSAISVLYSILSILRGTANEGRAHGFFLHPLTYAGFLIIPTLFSVGLFFIKKKSTQKIILLLISLILFLGLILTDSRGAIVVTFLSLLILIYKFSKKLILPLIVVALFFSALFIIKNPLNLREKALREQSLKKRLELIRAFPEFFLKRALFGYGRVHTQKIVSHLEKENFNREKLDLLRYMNHFHVSYLQVLFYFGISGFLLLYSLFFYLLYILYKKSRESIFSFLNLVNLFAFLTYGLFEINIFADEILLPLFFFIGISLVENENNSIFRV
- a CDS encoding glycosyltransferase, whose translation is MRIILFSGFKPFATVSYFYKYLKREEPDTVFVSYDEGTDFYLNSHKLNLKKIFKEIFEPDLFIYVETDPGKGFFIEDLLEVKVKKATWLIDSHLNFRWHKNFAKLFDYVFVAQKSLIPWFRKYSINPKWLPLACDPEIHKEWFKTKEYDIVFIGHLNREREKFFKEMESNLRGIKILVKEKIYLEENAKIQSKGKIGFNLPVRKDINMRTFEVPACGSLLFSPFVKHLNEIFSEEEIVIYRNKNEIYKKIEYFLERDEEREEMKERAKNLVINKHNYLERVKSFLFEIKKDKKIGEKSYFDFFYLTYNKNFKKYRKFHFLFKILNFKKLLQNLLLEFEERIRKKFNRFPY